The segment AACAGCCAGAAGGACCGGCGCAAACATCAGGGGGCCTATACCTTTGCCCACAAAGATAAATAAGTACTGTGTGCTTCGCTCCCCTCATGTGGATAAGAAATCCAGGGAGCAGTTTGAAATAAGGACTCATAATAGACTTATGGATATTCTTGAACCAAATCA is part of the Deltaproteobacteria bacterium genome and harbors:
- the rpsJ gene encoding 30S ribosomal protein S10, which produces MKDQKIRIRLKAYDHRLLDHSVKEIVETARRTGANIRGPIPLPTKINKYCVLRSPHVDKKSREQFEIRTHNRLMDILEPNQQTVDALMKLDLPAGVDVEIKLNA